The window GACTAAGACGTTATGCGTGTCGCGGATCAGAATATGCTGCGGCCGCCAGCCGGTTGCTTCGGTGACGCAGCCAGTCGTCTCCAGGGCGTGCAGGAACTCGTAACGGATAAAAGGGTTGTCCACGCCGCTCAACTGATTCCATTGAACGGGGGAGACGGCTTCAATGCTGTCGATAAACTCCGCGCGCAGCGCTGTCATGCTCGGGCCCAATATATGTTTCGATGAAACCAGGAATCCGGCCCATTATTGGACAGTTCGCCGTAAAGGAAAAGCCGGAGCGACTTCCGCGCCGTCCGGCGGAAGGACATTACATGACGGATTCCAGGCCGCGCTGGGCGAGAATCTTCCGCGCCTCGCCGGATTCATAGGTTTTACGCAACGCTTTGTTAAACTGGTTCACCAGCTTGCGTCCGGTTTTTTTGCTGAATCCAATGTGATAGTTACGTTCCGTGTGGGTCCAGGCGAAACGGACTTTGTCCGCCAGTCCGCTTTGTCGCATCAGGTCGAGGCCCACGTCGCGATTGATATAAACAGAATCGAGTTGCCCCTGAATCAGTTTTTTCAGGTTGCCCAGATCGTCCTTGGACAGTTGTATGTCCATGTTCACCACAGGATTGATGCGGTCCAGCGTCTTGGAGCTGCTGGACGGACCAAACACGCCCACCCTTTGGCCGCTGAAGCTGGACAGGGTAAGGTAATCCTTTT is drawn from Hahella sp. KA22 and contains these coding sequences:
- a CDS encoding ABC transporter substrate-binding protein, with protein sequence MRLIISVITFISLSLSGYARSEQLIFNSAEFSPFVYEENGKMGGPVTDVILLTCKKINVECSIKQESFSKSEEQVKAGVVNGVYLVSWSESRAEWMYYTLPVLRTSWGFFVPATDKKDYLTLSSFSGQRVGVFGPSSSSKTLDRINPVVNMDIQLSKDDLGNLKKLIQGQLDSVYINRDVGLDLMRQSGLADKVRFAWTHTERNYHIGFSKKTGRKLVNQFNKALRKTYESGEARKILAQRGLESVM